A genomic region of Rhizobium sp. NXC24 contains the following coding sequences:
- a CDS encoding pyruvate, water dikinase regulatory protein: MENRTSFFHLHLISDSTGETLISAGRAASVQFHASQPIEHVYPLIRNRKQLLPVLEAIDHSPGIVLYTIVDRELADFIAERCREMGVPCVNVLEPVMNVFQTYLGAASRRRVGAQHVMNADYFARIEALNFTMDHDDGQMQDDYNDADVVIIGISRTSKTPTSIYLANRGIKTANIPIVHGVPLPESLIRATKPLIVGLVATTDRISQVRENRILGATAGFDRGDYVDRAAISEELKYARSLCARHNWPVIDVTRRSIEETAAAIVALRPKLR; encoded by the coding sequence GTGGAAAACCGGACAAGCTTCTTTCATCTGCATCTGATTTCTGACTCAACCGGCGAGACTCTGATCTCCGCGGGCCGCGCCGCCTCGGTGCAATTCCATGCCAGCCAGCCGATCGAACATGTCTATCCCCTGATCAGGAACCGCAAGCAGCTCCTGCCGGTTCTGGAAGCGATCGACCATAGTCCCGGGATAGTCCTTTATACGATCGTCGACCGTGAACTTGCCGATTTCATCGCCGAGCGCTGCCGCGAGATGGGTGTGCCCTGCGTCAATGTCCTCGAGCCGGTAATGAATGTCTTCCAGACCTATCTCGGAGCGGCGTCCCGTCGCCGGGTCGGTGCCCAGCATGTGATGAATGCCGATTATTTCGCCCGCATCGAAGCGCTGAACTTCACTATGGATCATGATGATGGACAGATGCAGGATGATTATAATGACGCCGATGTCGTCATCATCGGCATCAGCCGGACATCGAAGACGCCGACCAGCATCTATCTTGCCAATAGAGGCATCAAGACGGCCAATATTCCGATCGTCCATGGTGTGCCTCTGCCCGAGAGTTTGATCCGGGCGACCAAACCGCTGATCGTCGGGCTGGTGGCGACCACTGATCGTATTTCGCAGGTTCGCGAAAACCGTATCCTCGGGGCGACGGCCGGTTTCGATCGTGGCGACTATGTCGATCGCGCGGCGATCTCCGAGGAGCTGAAATATGCCCGCTCGCTCTGCGCCCGGCACAATTGGCCTGTCATCGATGTCACCCGCCGCTCGATCGAAGAGACCGCGGCCGCCATTGTTGCCCTGCGCCCGAAGCTGCGCTAA
- a CDS encoding Maf-like protein, translating into MTAPLILASSSPFRRMLMQNAGLHFQAVAAQIDERAIEAPLEKDGAGPDAVALVLAKAKAKEVSDRFPDSLVIGSDQTMSLGDEVFHKPKTMADAENHLRKLSGKTHRLNSAIALARNGDIIWEHVSHAELTMRDLSADFVHRHLSRVGDKALSSVGAYQLEAEGIQLFSKIDGDYFTIVGLPMLPLLQQLRELGVIDG; encoded by the coding sequence ATGACAGCACCGCTCATTCTTGCCTCTTCCAGCCCGTTCCGGCGGATGCTGATGCAAAATGCCGGTCTGCATTTCCAGGCGGTGGCGGCTCAGATCGATGAACGCGCAATCGAAGCACCGCTGGAGAAGGATGGCGCCGGGCCGGATGCCGTGGCCCTGGTGCTGGCCAAAGCCAAGGCGAAAGAGGTGAGCGATCGTTTCCCCGACTCGCTCGTCATTGGTTCGGACCAGACGATGTCGCTCGGCGATGAAGTTTTTCATAAACCGAAAACGATGGCGGACGCCGAGAACCATCTGCGAAAACTGTCTGGCAAGACTCATCGTTTGAACAGTGCCATCGCACTGGCGCGCAATGGAGACATCATCTGGGAACATGTGTCCCATGCGGAATTGACCATGCGCGATCTTTCGGCCGATTTTGTCCACCGTCATCTGAGCCGTGTCGGCGACAAGGCGCTGTCGAGCGTCGGCGCCTATCAGCTTGAGGCTGAGGGGATACAGCTTTTCTCGAAAATCGACGGCGATTACTTTACCATCGTCGGATTGCCGATGCTGCCGCTCCTTCAGCAGCTTCGCGAATTGGGAGTGATCGATGGGTGA
- a CDS encoding shikimate dehydrogenase, whose protein sequence is MGDSRETFGPNAFVTGYPIKHSRSPLIHGHWLRTLGLAGNYRAHEVSPDDFPAFIASLKDGSSGFVGGNVTIPHKETAFKLADRPDELSEELGASNTLWLQDGLLHATNTDGRGFTANLDERHPGWDRTGRVVILGAGGASRAVIQAVRNRGIPEIHVVNRTVERARELADRFGECVHAHPMAALDEVMRGAGLLVNTTSLGMDGEAAPQIDFSPLAENAVVTDIVYVPLKTPLLAQAEEQGFATVDGLGMLLHQAVPGFEKWFGERPVVDEALRALIIADMEKH, encoded by the coding sequence ATGGGTGATTCACGTGAAACATTTGGCCCCAACGCCTTCGTTACGGGCTATCCCATCAAGCATTCTCGCTCGCCTTTGATCCATGGCCATTGGCTTCGCACACTCGGTCTCGCCGGCAATTATCGTGCGCACGAGGTCTCGCCGGATGATTTCCCGGCCTTCATCGCTTCCTTGAAGGACGGTTCGAGCGGCTTTGTCGGCGGCAATGTGACGATCCCGCACAAGGAGACGGCATTCAAGCTGGCGGATCGCCCGGATGAATTGTCCGAGGAGCTCGGTGCTTCGAACACGCTCTGGCTTCAGGATGGCTTGCTGCATGCGACCAACACGGACGGCCGCGGTTTCACGGCCAATCTGGATGAGCGCCATCCCGGTTGGGATCGTACCGGACGAGTGGTGATCCTGGGTGCGGGCGGCGCGAGCCGCGCCGTCATCCAGGCGGTGCGCAATCGCGGCATTCCGGAAATTCACGTCGTTAATCGCACTGTCGAGCGGGCAAGGGAACTGGCCGATCGCTTCGGCGAGTGTGTCCATGCCCATCCGATGGCGGCGCTGGATGAGGTGATGCGAGGTGCCGGTCTTCTTGTCAATACCACCTCGCTTGGCATGGACGGTGAGGCGGCGCCGCAGATTGATTTTTCGCCGCTGGCCGAAAATGCCGTTGTCACCGATATTGTTTATGTGCCGCTGAAAACGCCGTTGCTTGCCCAGGCGGAAGAACAAGGCTTCGCCACAGTCGACGGGCTTGGCATGTTGCTGCATCAGGCTGTGCCGGGTTTTGAAAAATGGTTCGGCGAGCGTCCGGTGGTCGATGAGGCGCTCCGGGCGCTGATCATCGCCGATATGGAAAAACACTGA
- the coaE gene encoding dephospho-CoA kinase (Dephospho-CoA kinase (CoaE) performs the final step in coenzyme A biosynthesis.), whose amino-acid sequence MIRIGLTGSIGMGKSTSGKLFAEAGIPVNDADAVVHDLYSGEAVPLVEAAFPGTTKDGAVDRQELGRKLASDPSGFKRLEAIVHPLVRQRERTFLKRQRAAGADIVVLDIPLLFETGANERVDKIVVVSCDPQIQRERVLARPGMTEEKFAMILSRQTPDAEKRARADYVIDTGGSIDAAREQIKDIIADLRQRSADNGSAGGEP is encoded by the coding sequence ATGATCCGCATTGGACTGACCGGATCGATCGGTATGGGAAAATCGACGTCGGGCAAGCTCTTCGCCGAAGCGGGCATCCCCGTGAATGATGCCGACGCAGTCGTGCATGATCTCTATAGTGGCGAAGCCGTTCCCCTGGTCGAAGCCGCTTTCCCCGGAACGACGAAGGATGGGGCCGTCGACCGGCAGGAGCTTGGCCGCAAACTCGCCTCCGATCCCTCCGGGTTCAAGCGACTTGAGGCCATTGTTCATCCGCTGGTGCGGCAGCGCGAACGAACGTTTCTCAAACGTCAGCGTGCCGCCGGTGCCGATATCGTCGTGCTCGATATCCCCCTGCTGTTCGAGACCGGCGCCAATGAACGGGTGGACAAGATCGTCGTCGTCAGTTGCGATCCACAGATTCAACGGGAAAGAGTGCTTGCCAGGCCGGGCATGACTGAGGAAAAATTCGCCATGATTCTCTCCCGCCAGACGCCGGATGCGGAGAAGCGGGCGCGGGCGGATTATGTCATCGACACCGGCGGCAGCATCGATGCGGCGCGGGAGCAGATAAAAGACATCATAGCCGACCTGCGGCAGCGATCGGCAGACAACGGATCTGCAGGCGGAGAGCCCTAA
- the dnaQ gene encoding DNA polymerase III subunit epsilon, producing the protein MREIIFDTETTGLDNRADRVIEIGGIELFNHFPTGKTLHLYINPGDRKVHPDALAVHGITDEFLKDKPSFADVADEILAFFGEAKWIAHNATFDMGFVNAEFARLGRPPILPDTVIDTLAMARRKHPMGPNSLDALCRRYGIDNSHRTKHGALLDSELLAEVYIEMIGGRQTALGLGSINGSSARSRQADDADEIVADILVRPTPLASRLSEAELEDHAALIAKLGEKGIWSKYRAAN; encoded by the coding sequence ATGCGCGAAATTATTTTCGATACGGAAACGACCGGCCTCGACAACAGGGCCGACCGGGTCATCGAAATCGGTGGTATCGAGCTCTTCAATCACTTTCCGACCGGCAAGACCCTCCATCTCTATATCAATCCCGGCGACCGCAAGGTCCATCCGGACGCGCTTGCCGTGCACGGCATCACCGACGAATTCCTGAAGGACAAGCCGTCCTTTGCCGATGTCGCCGATGAAATCCTTGCCTTTTTCGGCGAAGCCAAGTGGATCGCCCACAATGCGACTTTCGATATGGGTTTCGTCAATGCCGAATTCGCGCGGCTTGGTCGGCCGCCGATCCTACCCGATACAGTGATCGACACGCTCGCCATGGCCCGGCGCAAACATCCGATGGGGCCGAACTCACTGGATGCACTCTGCCGGCGCTATGGCATCGACAATTCCCACCGCACCAAACACGGCGCGCTTCTCGACTCCGAATTGCTGGCTGAAGTCTATATCGAGATGATCGGCGGCCGGCAGACAGCCCTTGGTCTCGGCAGCATCAACGGTTCATCCGCACGCTCCCGTCAGGCCGACGATGCCGACGAGATCGTTGCGGATATCCTGGTGCGACCGACGCCGCTGGCGAGCAGATTGAGCGAGGCCGAGCTGGAAGATCACGCAGCGCTGATCGCCAAGCTTGGCGAAAAAGGCATCTGGTCGAAATACCGCGCCGCGAATTGA
- the secB gene encoding protein-export chaperone SecB — translation MANENSGNGAASPSLSILAQYTKDLSFENPGAPRSLQARENAPDININVNVNANPLSESDFDVVLTLNAEAKDGERVLFHTELVYGGVFRVTGFPQEHMLPLLFIECPRLLFPFARQIIADVTRNGGFPPLMIDPIDFAQMFTQRVAEEQARAQVEAVPN, via the coding sequence ATGGCCAACGAGAACAGCGGCAACGGCGCAGCCAGCCCGAGCCTTTCCATCCTTGCTCAATACACCAAGGATCTTTCCTTCGAAAATCCTGGTGCTCCGCGCTCGCTGCAGGCCCGGGAAAACGCCCCCGATATCAACATCAATGTCAACGTCAACGCCAATCCGCTGTCGGAATCGGATTTCGACGTCGTGCTGACGCTGAATGCCGAAGCCAAGGATGGCGAACGGGTTCTCTTCCACACCGAGCTGGTCTATGGCGGCGTCTTCCGCGTCACCGGTTTCCCGCAGGAACACATGCTGCCGCTGCTCTTCATCGAGTGCCCGCGCCTGCTCTTCCCCTTCGCCCGTCAGATCATCGCCGACGTCACCCGCAACGGCGGCTTCCCGCCGCTGATGATCGACCCGATCGATTTCGCGCAGATGTTCACCCAGCGTGTCGCCGAAGAACAGGCCCGCGCCCAGGTCGAAGCGGTTCCGAACTAA
- a CDS encoding FxsA family protein: MRLSLVPVFVFLMPLAEIAGFIIVGKMVGVWATLGLVILSALLGAALLRIQGIGILQRISAESRNGGDPGREMVHGAMIVVAAFLLMLPGFISDIIGLLLFIPAVREFAWTVLRKRIVVLGSSRAFRRGTGQGPSSASGPQTGPRGPGHVVDLDETDFHREPNRNSPWSDKKRLEE, encoded by the coding sequence ATGCGCCTATCCCTCGTACCTGTCTTCGTCTTTCTGATGCCGCTTGCCGAAATCGCTGGCTTCATCATCGTCGGCAAGATGGTCGGCGTCTGGGCGACATTGGGGCTGGTGATCCTCAGCGCCCTCCTGGGTGCCGCTCTTCTCAGAATCCAGGGCATCGGTATCCTGCAGCGCATCTCCGCCGAGAGCCGCAATGGCGGCGATCCGGGACGCGAAATGGTGCATGGAGCCATGATCGTCGTTGCCGCATTCCTGCTGATGCTACCCGGCTTCATCTCTGATATTATCGGTTTGCTGCTCTTCATTCCGGCCGTGCGTGAGTTCGCCTGGACGGTCCTGCGTAAACGCATCGTCGTTCTGGGCAGTTCGCGTGCCTTCAGGCGCGGCACCGGCCAAGGCCCGAGTTCGGCTTCCGGCCCGCAAACAGGGCCGCGCGGCCCCGGGCATGTCGTCGATCTGGACGAGACCGATTTTCATCGAGAGCCCAACCGCAACTCGCCTTGGTCTGACAAAAAGCGCCTTGAAGAGTAG
- a CDS encoding Tim44/TimA family putative adaptor protein, giving the protein MGANDFVTIFFLVAAVLIFFQLRSVLGRRTGNEKPPRDLYGSPDSATGPTVPDAGKVVTLPRRDAAEDEDRFAAIDAFAAAGTPLNDSLRELSKADPSFNPKEFVNGARMAYEMIVMAFADGDRKALKGLLSREVYEGFDAAITERETRGEKVKSTFVGIDKADIVTAEMKGTEAFVTMRIVSQMISATYDKAGTLIDGDAEAVAEISDLWTFARDSRSRDPNWKLVATESEQ; this is encoded by the coding sequence ATGGGTGCAAACGACTTTGTGACGATCTTTTTCCTGGTGGCAGCGGTGCTGATCTTCTTTCAGCTCCGTAGCGTCCTTGGCCGCCGTACGGGGAACGAGAAGCCGCCGCGCGATCTCTACGGTTCCCCCGATTCGGCTACGGGTCCGACCGTACCGGATGCCGGCAAGGTAGTGACCCTGCCGCGCCGCGATGCAGCCGAGGATGAAGATCGTTTTGCGGCCATCGACGCCTTTGCGGCAGCCGGCACGCCGCTCAACGATTCGCTGCGCGAATTGAGCAAGGCCGATCCCAGCTTCAATCCGAAGGAATTCGTCAATGGCGCCCGCATGGCCTATGAGATGATCGTCATGGCCTTTGCCGATGGCGATCGCAAGGCGCTGAAGGGCCTGTTGTCGCGCGAGGTCTATGAAGGCTTCGATGCCGCCATTACAGAGCGCGAAACCAGGGGCGAAAAGGTAAAGTCCACCTTTGTCGGCATCGACAAGGCCGATATCGTCACCGCCGAGATGAAGGGGACGGAAGCCTTCGTGACGATGCGCATCGTCAGCCAGATGATTTCGGCGACCTACGATAAGGCCGGCACGCTGATTGACGGAGACGCCGAGGCGGTTGCCGAGATCAGCGATCTCTGGACCTTTGCCCGCGACAGCCGTTCGCGCGACCCGAACTGGAAACTCGTGGCGACCGAATCCGAACAATGA
- a CDS encoding murein transglycosylase A, whose translation MTTPSQDFRLEPATFADLKGWKDDDPSSLFRAMKDCRDHIRDVKPYRTGAAGLTANDLLTLLDDAEGYAPTDVAEARAFFEERCQPFFIRRGDGARGFVTAFYEPEIAVSATPDETYRYPFYRRPDDLIDLDDTNRPANLDPSYMFGRLKDGNISAYPDRGEIDRGYLEGRGLEIAWAKSKVDVFFVHVQGAARLLYPDGRMGRITYAAKAGHPFSAVGRLLIDRGVLDRATISMQTIRDWLYAHPQEVDEVLWHNRSYIFFREADVSDPTLGPIAAAKVPLVAGRSLAVDRLIHTFGFPFFIQSESLTHLDGGKPFGRLMLALDTGSAIVGPARGDIFTGSGYDAGELAGTVRNDADFYILVPKAAAQRFG comes from the coding sequence ATGACGACCCCATCGCAGGATTTCAGGCTTGAGCCGGCAACCTTCGCCGATCTGAAGGGCTGGAAGGACGACGATCCTTCCAGCCTTTTTCGTGCCATGAAGGACTGTCGGGACCATATCAGAGATGTAAAGCCCTACCGCACCGGTGCCGCCGGGCTGACCGCGAACGACCTCCTGACCCTGCTTGACGATGCAGAAGGCTACGCGCCCACGGACGTTGCCGAGGCCCGCGCCTTCTTCGAAGAACGCTGCCAGCCCTTTTTTATTCGCCGCGGCGACGGCGCCAGAGGTTTCGTAACAGCCTTCTATGAGCCGGAGATTGCAGTCTCCGCAACACCGGACGAGACCTATCGCTATCCGTTCTATCGCCGGCCGGACGATCTGATCGATCTCGACGATACCAACCGGCCCGCGAATCTCGATCCATCCTATATGTTCGGTCGTCTCAAGGATGGGAACATCTCCGCCTATCCGGACCGCGGCGAGATTGATCGGGGTTATCTGGAGGGCAGGGGCTTGGAGATCGCCTGGGCAAAGTCCAAGGTCGATGTCTTCTTTGTGCATGTGCAGGGCGCGGCGCGATTGCTCTATCCCGATGGACGCATGGGCCGCATCACCTATGCCGCCAAGGCCGGCCATCCCTTCTCGGCCGTCGGCCGCCTGCTGATTGACCGCGGCGTGCTCGATCGCGCGACGATTTCGATGCAGACGATCCGCGATTGGCTCTATGCCCATCCGCAGGAAGTCGATGAGGTCCTGTGGCACAACAGGTCCTACATCTTTTTCCGCGAGGCCGATGTCAGCGATCCGACGCTTGGTCCGATCGCAGCGGCGAAAGTGCCGCTGGTCGCCGGGCGCTCGCTGGCGGTCGACCGGCTGATCCACACCTTCGGCTTTCCTTTCTTCATCCAGTCGGAAAGCTTGACGCATCTCGACGGCGGCAAACCTTTCGGGCGGCTGATGCTGGCGCTCGATACCGGCTCAGCGATCGTCGGCCCGGCGCGTGGGGATATTTTTACCGGTTCCGGCTACGATGCGGGAGAGCTTGCCGGTACCGTGCGCAACGATGCGGATTTTTATATATTGGTTCCGAAGGCGGCAGCTCAGAGGTTCGGCTGA
- a CDS encoding Smr/MutS family protein translates to MASERQTKERKLSTDERILWGKVAKSTRPMPERLADIEAFDEVLAAEARAEETARAEKEKASAASRDSQIPPPPAKPPSGAHHPLERPVKRKIAKGRLALEARIDLHGLIQSEAHAMLLDFLLRAHQRGLRHVLVITGKGSSMGSEGALKRAVPMWFSKPEFRFLISSYETAAQHHGGDGALYIRLSRLKGEKL, encoded by the coding sequence ATGGCTTCAGAACGACAGACCAAGGAACGAAAGCTCAGCACGGACGAGCGCATTCTCTGGGGCAAGGTGGCGAAAAGCACTCGGCCAATGCCGGAACGGCTCGCCGATATCGAAGCTTTCGACGAGGTTCTGGCGGCAGAGGCACGGGCGGAGGAGACCGCACGTGCCGAGAAGGAGAAAGCTTCGGCAGCGTCCCGAGATTCGCAAATTCCGCCGCCACCGGCCAAACCGCCTTCCGGCGCGCACCATCCGCTGGAGCGGCCGGTCAAGCGTAAGATCGCCAAGGGCCGGCTGGCGCTGGAAGCGCGGATCGACCTTCACGGGCTGATCCAGAGCGAGGCGCATGCGATGCTCCTCGATTTTCTTCTCCGCGCGCATCAGCGCGGCCTTCGCCATGTGCTAGTCATCACCGGCAAGGGCAGTTCCATGGGCAGCGAGGGTGCCTTGAAGCGTGCCGTGCCGATGTGGTTCTCCAAGCCGGAATTCCGGTTCCTGATTTCGTCCTATGAGACGGCGGCGCAGCATCATGGCGGCGACGGCGCCCTCTATATCCGCCTGTCGCGACTGAAAGGCGAGAAGCTGTGA
- a CDS encoding helix-turn-helix transcriptional regulator — protein MTPFGEAVRKLRARKGVSQKEMAAALNVTPAYLSALEHGKRGTPTFDLLQRIAGYFNIIWDEAEELFLVARFSDPRVVIDTSGLAPEYTAFVNRLAGRIRSLDAATIGELSELLENAGKSG, from the coding sequence GTGACCCCCTTTGGCGAAGCGGTAAGAAAGCTGAGAGCGCGCAAGGGTGTCTCGCAGAAGGAAATGGCCGCGGCGCTGAACGTGACTCCGGCTTATTTATCCGCTTTAGAACACGGAAAGCGCGGCACGCCGACTTTCGATCTGCTGCAGCGCATTGCCGGATATTTCAACATCATCTGGGACGAGGCGGAGGAATTGTTCCTCGTGGCACGCTTTTCCGACCCGCGCGTCGTCATCGACACCTCGGGCCTGGCGCCGGAATATACGGCCTTTGTCAATCGGTTGGCGGGCCGGATTCGCAGCCTCGATGCGGCAACGATTGGGGAGCTGTCCGAGCTTCTCGAAAATGCCGGCAAAAGCGGCTGA
- the gyrB gene encoding DNA topoisomerase (ATP-hydrolyzing) subunit B, with protein MTDTSVTENGGNAEYGADSIKVLKGLDAVRKRPGMYIGDTDDGSGLHHMVYEVVDNAIDEALAGHADIVTVTLNPDGSVTVTDNGRGIPTDIHTGEGVSAAEVIMTQLHAGGKFDQNSYKVSGGLHGVGVSVVNALSVWLKLKIRRQGKIHEMSFTHGVADAPLKETGDAGAETGTEVSFMPSSQTFTMTEFDYATLEHRLRELAFLNSGVRILLTDKRHSDIRQEEMIYDGGLEAFVAFLDRAKKPLVEKPVSIRGEKDGITVEVAMWWNDSYHENVLCFTNNIPQRDGGTHMAGFRGALTRQITSYADTSGITKKEKVTLTGDDCREGLTAVLSVKVPDPKFSSQTKDKLVSSEVRPVVESLVNEALNTWLEEHPADAKVLVGKVVEAAAAREAARKARELTRRKGALDIASLPGKLADCSERDPAKSEVFLVEGDSAGGSAKQGRSRENQAILPLRGKILNVERARFDKMLSSQEIGTLITALGTGIGKDEFNADKLRYHKIIIMTDADVDGAHIRTLLLTFFFRQMPDLIERGHLYIAQPPLYKVTRGKSVQYVKDEKALEEYLIGQGLDDASLRLGTGEVRAGQDLREVISDALRLRTLLDNLHSRYNRSVIEQAAIAGALNAELVSNQARAESLVNDVANRLDIIAEETERGWTGGLTSEGGLRFERMVRGVKEVVVLDMALIGSQDARLIDQLASRLKEIYNLPPKLVRRDGETEISGPRMLLETIFASGRKGLTMQRYKGLGEMNAEQLWETTLDPNVRSLLQVKVADATDADGLFARLMGDEVEPRREFIQDNALSVANLDI; from the coding sequence ATGACCGATACATCCGTAACCGAAAACGGCGGCAATGCCGAGTATGGCGCAGATTCCATCAAGGTTCTGAAGGGCCTTGATGCCGTGCGCAAGCGCCCCGGCATGTACATCGGCGACACGGATGACGGTTCGGGCCTGCACCACATGGTCTATGAGGTTGTCGACAACGCCATCGACGAGGCGCTGGCCGGCCATGCGGACATCGTTACGGTGACGCTCAATCCCGATGGTTCGGTGACCGTCACCGACAACGGCCGCGGCATCCCGACGGATATTCACACTGGCGAAGGCGTTTCCGCAGCCGAGGTCATCATGACCCAGCTCCACGCCGGCGGTAAATTCGACCAGAACTCCTACAAGGTCTCCGGCGGCCTGCACGGCGTCGGCGTTTCTGTCGTCAATGCCTTGTCCGTCTGGCTGAAACTGAAGATCCGCCGTCAAGGCAAGATCCATGAAATGAGCTTCACCCACGGCGTCGCCGACGCGCCGCTCAAGGAGACGGGTGATGCCGGCGCCGAGACCGGCACCGAAGTCAGCTTCATGCCGAGCTCGCAGACCTTTACCATGACGGAATTCGACTATGCGACGCTGGAACATCGCCTGCGCGAGCTTGCGTTCCTGAACTCCGGCGTCCGCATTCTTCTGACCGATAAGCGTCATTCCGACATCAGGCAGGAAGAGATGATCTATGACGGAGGCCTTGAGGCTTTCGTCGCCTTTCTCGATCGCGCCAAGAAGCCGCTGGTCGAAAAGCCGGTATCCATCCGTGGTGAAAAGGATGGCATCACCGTCGAAGTGGCGATGTGGTGGAACGACAGCTACCATGAAAACGTGCTCTGCTTCACCAACAACATCCCGCAGCGCGACGGTGGCACGCATATGGCGGGCTTCCGTGGCGCGCTGACACGCCAGATCACCTCCTATGCTGATACTTCCGGCATTACCAAGAAGGAAAAGGTGACGCTGACGGGCGATGATTGCCGCGAAGGCCTGACGGCGGTGCTTTCGGTCAAGGTTCCGGACCCGAAATTCTCCTCGCAGACTAAGGACAAGCTGGTGTCGTCGGAAGTGCGGCCGGTGGTCGAAAGCCTTGTCAACGAGGCGCTGAACACCTGGCTCGAAGAACATCCCGCCGATGCGAAGGTGCTGGTCGGCAAGGTCGTCGAAGCCGCCGCCGCCCGCGAAGCTGCCCGCAAGGCGCGCGAACTGACCCGGCGGAAGGGCGCGCTGGATATCGCTTCTCTCCCCGGTAAGCTTGCCGACTGCTCCGAACGCGATCCGGCCAAGTCCGAAGTCTTTCTGGTCGAGGGTGACTCGGCAGGCGGTTCGGCCAAGCAGGGCCGCTCGCGCGAAAACCAGGCGATCCTGCCGCTGCGCGGTAAGATCCTCAATGTCGAGCGCGCCCGCTTCGACAAGATGCTGTCGAGCCAGGAAATCGGCACGCTGATCACCGCACTCGGCACCGGCATCGGCAAGGACGAATTCAACGCCGACAAGCTGCGCTATCATAAGATCATCATCATGACGGACGCTGACGTAGACGGCGCCCATATTCGCACGCTGCTGCTCACCTTCTTCTTCCGGCAGATGCCTGATCTTATCGAGCGCGGCCATCTCTATATCGCTCAGCCGCCGCTCTATAAGGTGACGCGCGGCAAGTCGGTGCAATATGTGAAGGACGAGAAGGCGCTGGAGGAATATCTGATCGGCCAGGGTCTCGATGATGCCAGCCTGCGTCTCGGCACCGGTGAGGTTCGCGCCGGCCAGGATCTGCGGGAGGTCATTTCGGACGCCCTGCGTCTGCGCACGCTACTCGACAATCTGCATTCGCGTTATAACCGTTCCGTCATCGAACAAGCGGCGATTGCCGGCGCTCTGAATGCCGAACTCGTCAGCAACCAGGCACGTGCCGAAAGCCTGGTAAATGATGTCGCCAACCGGCTCGACATCATTGCCGAAGAAACTGAACGCGGCTGGACCGGCGGGCTCACCAGCGAAGGCGGCTTGCGTTTCGAGCGCATGGTGCGGGGCGTCAAGGAAGTCGTCGTTCTCGATATGGCGCTGATCGGCTCGCAGGACGCGCGCCTTATCGATCAGCTCGCCTCGCGCCTCAAGGAGATCTATAATCTGCCGCCGAAGCTCGTTCGCCGCGACGGCGAAACCGAGATTTCCGGTCCGCGCATGCTGCTGGAAACCATCTTTGCCAGTGGCCGCAAGGGTCTCACCATGCAGCGCTACAAGGGTCTTGGCGAAATGAATGCCGAGCAGCTTTGGGAAACGACACTCGATCCGAACGTCCGTTCGCTGCTGCAGGTCAAGGTCGCCGATGCGACCGATGCCGACGGTTTGTTTGCCCGGCTCATGGGCGACGAGGTGGAACCCCGGCGCGAATTCATTCAGGACAACGCCCTCAGCGTCGCCAATCTCGATATTTGA
- a CDS encoding nitroreductase family protein, which produces MTSSNTRESQYPIDKLFLDRWSPRAFSDETMPEADLLTILEAAHWAPSASNLQPWRFVYALRGSENWEKFLDLLIEFNQSWAKSAAALLFVVSRTHNGELGSAEQKPNYSHSFDTGTAWGFLALQAHLAGYAAHGMGGFHVEKSYEVLGIPEGFRVEAAVAIGKVGDRDQLPEKLREREVPNHRKPLSEVAFNGTFIAK; this is translated from the coding sequence ATGACGTCCAGCAACACCCGCGAATCGCAATATCCGATCGACAAGCTCTTTCTCGACCGTTGGTCGCCGCGTGCCTTCTCCGACGAAACCATGCCGGAGGCCGATCTCCTGACCATTCTGGAAGCCGCCCACTGGGCGCCGTCCGCCTCCAATCTGCAGCCCTGGCGCTTTGTCTACGCACTGCGCGGCTCGGAAAACTGGGAGAAATTCCTCGATCTGCTGATCGAGTTCAACCAGAGCTGGGCGAAATCCGCCGCGGCGCTGCTTTTCGTCGTTTCGCGCACTCATAACGGCGAACTCGGCTCCGCCGAGCAGAAGCCCAACTACAGCCACTCCTTCGACACTGGTACGGCCTGGGGCTTCCTGGCGCTGCAGGCGCACCTAGCCGGCTACGCAGCGCACGGCATGGGCGGTTTCCATGTCGAGAAATCCTATGAAGTTCTCGGCATTCCGGAAGGCTTCCGCGTCGAGGCGGCCGTTGCGATCGGCAAGGTTGGCGACAGGGATCAGCTTCCGGAGAAGCTGAGGGAACGCGAAGTGCCGAACCACCGCAAGCCGCTTTCCGAAGTCGCCTTTAACGGCACCTTCATCGCCAAGTAA